Proteins encoded within one genomic window of Mesorhizobium sp. AR10:
- the tig gene encoding trigger factor, whose amino-acid sequence MQVTETLNSGLKREIKITVPAGDMEAKLMARLSDARNKVRINGFRPGKVPVQHLRKVYGKSFMAEVVNEILNDSTRSIITGRGEKAAMQPEVIMTEDEKEAEKILAGGADFEFSINYEIIPAIEIKDFSDIKVTRQVFDVPDTEIDEQVQRVAESARTYEPKTGKAAEGDRVSIDYVGKIDGEAFAGGAGTDQPLVLGSKEFIPGFEDQLVGAKAGDEKQVTVTFPENYQAAHLAGKEATFDVTVKEVSKPGALEINDETAKNLGLESLERLREVVRTQIENQFGSMTRQKVKRQLLDQLDAAYSFEAPSKLVEAEFNNIWTQVNRDLEAAGRTFADEETTEEEARAEYLRLAERRVRLGLVLAEIGEKAGVTVSDEELQRGLFEQVRRYPAAQQQEAFEFYRSNPEALNTLRAPMFEEKVVDHLLGQISVTDVKVSKEELMADDEEAETAKAKPAKKAAAKKADAKADDAEEPKKKAAPKKKAAKDAE is encoded by the coding sequence ATGCAGGTCACCGAAACGCTCAACTCCGGTCTCAAGCGCGAGATCAAGATCACCGTGCCGGCCGGTGACATGGAGGCCAAGCTGATGGCGCGGCTTTCCGACGCCAGGAACAAGGTCCGCATCAACGGCTTCCGCCCCGGCAAGGTGCCGGTGCAGCACCTGCGCAAGGTCTACGGCAAGTCGTTCATGGCCGAAGTGGTCAACGAGATTCTCAACGATTCGACCCGTTCGATCATCACCGGGCGCGGCGAAAAAGCCGCCATGCAGCCTGAAGTGATCATGACCGAGGACGAGAAGGAAGCCGAGAAGATCCTGGCCGGCGGTGCCGACTTCGAGTTCAGCATCAACTACGAGATCATCCCGGCGATCGAGATCAAGGATTTCTCGGACATCAAGGTAACACGCCAGGTGTTCGATGTGCCTGATACCGAGATCGACGAGCAGGTTCAGCGCGTTGCCGAATCGGCGCGCACCTACGAGCCGAAGACCGGCAAGGCCGCCGAAGGCGACCGCGTCAGCATCGACTATGTCGGCAAGATCGACGGCGAAGCCTTCGCTGGCGGCGCCGGCACCGACCAGCCGCTGGTGCTCGGTTCCAAGGAGTTCATTCCCGGCTTCGAGGACCAGCTTGTCGGCGCCAAGGCTGGCGACGAGAAGCAGGTGACGGTCACCTTCCCGGAAAACTACCAGGCGGCGCATCTGGCCGGCAAGGAAGCGACCTTCGACGTCACCGTCAAGGAAGTGTCCAAGCCCGGCGCGTTGGAAATCAATGACGAGACCGCCAAGAACCTCGGTCTCGAGTCGCTGGAGCGCCTGCGCGAGGTGGTGCGCACCCAGATCGAGAACCAGTTCGGTTCGATGACGCGCCAGAAGGTCAAGCGCCAGCTGCTCGATCAGCTCGACGCCGCCTATTCGTTCGAAGCGCCGTCGAAGCTTGTCGAAGCCGAGTTCAACAACATCTGGACCCAGGTCAACCGCGATCTCGAAGCCGCCGGCCGCACCTTCGCCGACGAGGAGACGACGGAAGAAGAGGCACGCGCCGAATATCTTCGGCTTGCCGAGCGCCGCGTGCGTCTCGGCCTGGTGCTTGCCGAAATCGGCGAGAAGGCCGGTGTCACCGTTTCGGATGAGGAATTGCAGCGCGGCCTGTTCGAGCAGGTGCGCCGCTATCCGGCCGCCCAGCAGCAGGAAGCCTTCGAATTCTACCGCAGCAACCCGGAAGCGCTGAACACGCTGCGCGCGCCGATGTTCGAGGAGAAGGTGGTCGACCATCTGCTCGGCCAGATTTCGGTCACCGACGTCAAGGTCAGCAAGGAAGAGCTGATGGCCGACGACGAAGAGGCCGAAACAGCCAAGGCAAAGCCGGCGAAGAAAGCCGCTGCCAAGAAGGCTGATGCCAAGGCTGATGACGCAGAAGAGCCCAAGAAGAAGGCCGCGCCGAAGAAAAAGGCGGCCAAGGACGCCGAATAA
- a CDS encoding GDYXXLXY domain-containing protein, producing the protein MMTGKRLVISALVLALVQIGFLSWIIAGRAAILRDGKEVLLKVEPIDPRDLLRGDYIILSYDISRIPVKMIANIPAGKLTSDDTPIVVRLKKGTDGYWLPTTAWFGQAPASAASDEADIVGHVAAGWDLNPETTIAPDFGIERFYLPEGEGMAIQNDMRVRPFGIRAALASDGTAQVKALMDGDKTLFEEPAY; encoded by the coding sequence ATGATGACCGGAAAGAGACTTGTTATCTCGGCGCTGGTGCTGGCGCTCGTCCAGATCGGCTTCCTGAGCTGGATCATCGCCGGCCGGGCGGCGATCCTGCGCGACGGCAAGGAGGTCCTTCTAAAGGTCGAGCCGATCGATCCGCGCGACCTGTTGCGTGGGGACTACATCATCCTCAGCTACGATATTTCGCGGATACCGGTGAAGATGATCGCCAACATTCCGGCCGGCAAGCTTACCAGCGACGACACGCCGATCGTGGTGAGGCTGAAAAAGGGCACTGACGGCTATTGGCTGCCGACCACCGCCTGGTTCGGGCAAGCGCCGGCGTCGGCAGCTTCCGACGAAGCCGATATCGTCGGGCACGTGGCCGCGGGCTGGGATCTCAACCCGGAGACGACGATCGCTCCGGATTTTGGCATCGAGCGCTTCTATCTGCCGGAAGGCGAGGGGATGGCGATCCAGAACGATATGCGGGTACGTCCGTTCGGCATCCGGGCCGCGCTCGCCAGCGACGGCACTGCGCAGGTCAAGGCGTTGATGGACGGCGACAAGACGCTGTTCGAGGAACCGGCCTATTAG
- a CDS encoding aromatic amino acid lyase — MTITLTTREDINLDTVFRVAWKKDRVEISGKALQRIAECRASFLRLIESDPPPVIYGVTTAMGELASRRLEHDERDRHARIKAFAAATSFGDPLPDRVVRAIVLARLTNFLEGNAATTPRIALAVAAMLAGGPMPMVPSTGQGGAGEILALYPLFAELSTRFDLEVKERGSLINGSPCAAALVADAALAARRRVRLAQKVFALSIEAFRAPLEHYDPALDVLWGDEHEATALRGLREFLVGAGDGRRNYQAPVSYRIVPRILGHAHRALSSAERAATVSLASISDNPVYIPPDDVHPLGRCISTGGYHNAMATPALDDLAAIWADLCLLCDRHSSKLLNGKVSLLPDLLMTGRHWADSDGHGNVGYVPMAITGYLEQAKLAAQRTFIPGTESAGAGQDDVATTVFFAWSKEATAGRCVDAAMAMLAMIASQALHVTERAAPPALQAFVADVRTIVPPVEADRVLGPELADLSEWFTRQVFEK; from the coding sequence GTGACAATTACCCTGACGACGCGAGAAGACATCAATCTCGACACCGTTTTTCGCGTCGCCTGGAAAAAGGACAGGGTCGAAATCAGCGGCAAGGCCCTGCAACGCATCGCAGAATGCCGCGCATCGTTCCTGCGACTTATCGAGTCTGATCCTCCCCCGGTCATCTATGGCGTCACCACCGCCATGGGGGAACTGGCGAGCCGGCGGCTCGAACATGACGAGCGGGACCGCCATGCGCGCATCAAGGCCTTCGCAGCCGCCACCTCGTTTGGCGATCCTCTGCCGGATCGCGTGGTCAGGGCGATCGTGCTCGCCCGCCTGACCAATTTCCTTGAAGGAAACGCCGCGACCACACCACGCATCGCGCTCGCCGTCGCTGCGATGCTGGCCGGCGGCCCGATGCCGATGGTGCCATCCACCGGCCAGGGCGGTGCCGGCGAAATACTCGCCCTCTATCCGCTGTTTGCGGAGCTTTCGACGCGCTTCGACCTCGAGGTCAAGGAACGGGGCTCGCTGATCAACGGGTCGCCCTGCGCTGCAGCCCTTGTGGCCGATGCGGCGCTGGCGGCCCGCCGCCGCGTTCGCCTGGCGCAAAAGGTCTTTGCGCTGTCGATCGAAGCGTTTCGCGCGCCGCTCGAACACTATGATCCTGCACTCGACGTGCTTTGGGGCGACGAGCACGAAGCAACCGCCCTGCGCGGATTGCGGGAGTTCCTCGTCGGCGCCGGAGACGGGCGGCGCAATTATCAGGCGCCGGTCAGCTACCGCATCGTACCACGCATACTGGGGCACGCACATCGAGCACTGTCTTCGGCCGAGCGGGCAGCCACTGTGTCGCTGGCTTCGATATCGGACAATCCTGTCTACATCCCGCCCGACGACGTTCACCCGCTCGGTCGTTGCATCAGCACCGGAGGCTATCACAACGCCATGGCAACGCCGGCGCTGGATGATCTGGCGGCGATATGGGCCGATCTCTGCCTGCTTTGCGACCGCCACAGTTCAAAGCTCTTGAACGGCAAGGTGTCGCTGCTGCCCGACCTTTTGATGACCGGGCGGCATTGGGCCGACAGCGACGGCCACGGCAATGTCGGCTATGTGCCAATGGCGATCACCGGCTATCTCGAGCAAGCCAAGCTTGCGGCGCAGCGCACCTTCATCCCGGGAACGGAATCGGCCGGCGCCGGGCAGGACGATGTCGCCACGACGGTGTTCTTCGCCTGGTCGAAGGAAGCGACCGCCGGCCGCTGCGTCGATGCGGCGATGGCGATGCTGGCCATGATCGCCTCGCAGGCGCTGCACGTCACGGAGCGCGCCGCACCGCCGGCGCTTCAGGCCTTCGTGGCGGATGTCAGGACGATCGTGCCGCCGGTCGAGGCCGACCGCGTGCTGGGACCCGAACTTGCGGATTTGAGTGAGTGGTTCACCAGGCAGGTCTTCGAGAAGTAA